The region CGACGGCGTCGGGCCGCGCTGCCCCTGGTAGCGCGAGCCGTACTCCGCGGAGCCGTAGGGGCGCTCGGCCGGCGAGGTCAGCCGGAACATGCACAGCTGGCCGATCTTCATGCCGGGGTACAGCTTGATCGGCAGCGTCGCGACGTTGGACAGCTCCAGGGTCACGTGCCCGGAGAAGCCCGGGTCGATGAACCCGGCCGTGGAGTGGGTCAGCAACCCCAGCCGCCCGAGCGAGCTCTTGCCCTCCAGCCGGCTGGCGATGTCGTCGGGCAGCGTCACCACCTCGTAGGTGGACGCCAGAACGAACTCCCCGGGGTGGAGGATGAAGGCCTCGTCGGGGTCGGTCTCCACCAACCGGGTCAGGTCCGGCTGCTCGACGGAGGGGTCGATGTGCGGGTACCTGTGGTTCTCGAAGACCCGGAAGAACCGGTCCAGGCGCACGTCGATGCTGGACGGCTGGACCAGGCCGGGGTCGAAGGGGTC is a window of Nocardiopsis changdeensis DNA encoding:
- the dcd gene encoding dCTP deaminase; the encoded protein is MLLSDRDIRSEIDSGRVRIDPFDPGLVQPSSIDVRLDRFFRVFENHRYPHIDPSVEQPDLTRLVETDPDEAFILHPGEFVLASTYEVVTLPDDIASRLEGKSSLGRLGLLTHSTAGFIDPGFSGHVTLELSNVATLPIKLYPGMKIGQLCMFRLTSPAERPYGSAEYGSRYQGQRGPTPSRSHLKFTRTRIES